ACTTGATGGGCATCTTCAATTTTAAATTCTTCAGATCTAAAAATCCTTACAAAATTCCTATCTAAAGGAGCAAGGAATGTCTCTAAGGTATTATCAAAATGATGAGTTAAAATAATTTTATTTCCTACCATTTTTTATTCTAAAACAATATCACCCAACATTACACCAAATAATGCTTCTTCAAAAACCTTATAAAGTTGAATAAGCTTGTAATCTACCATTTTATCTGAAGAATTGAGATGTAAAGCATTTTGTATCGATTCATCAAAAATCCATAAAAAACCATTATTTCTACTTAATGCAAGCTTTGCAGCCGCACTACTTGTCTTGCCAATATACCAAAAGGCATAATCCCTATAACTTAAACTCAACATATCATACACCAAAGCATTATTATGCTCATACACATTAGGAATAATATCCTTAAGCAAAAAAACTGGAACTAGAGGCCTATTTGCCTTTAATCTATTGATTCTACTAGAAATATAGCTTCCAAACCATTCAAACCTCTCATCCGTGCATAATAGCAATGTTCCACCATTTAGAATATATGTAATAGTTCTAGATACAAGACTTACCCATTGAAATCTCTCTATCTCAAGCCAATCACTATTTAGAGCAATTTTATTATTCTCCTCTCTAATAGTTTTTAGCATCCATTCTGAAATTCCAACACTCATTTATCAAGCTCATAAGCACTATGTAGAGATCTAACTGCAAGCTCTGCATATTTGATATCAATAAGCACTGAAATTTTAATCTCACTTGTGCTTATCATCATAATATTAATATTTTCACTTGCAAGTGTTTTAAAGGCCACGCTTGCAACGCCAGAGTGAGACTTCATCCCTACTCCCACTATAGATACCTTAGCAATAGAACAATCAAACTCAATAATTCCAACATCTTTCTCAAAGCGTTTTAAGGCTCTCTTTGCTTCTTCAACCTCAGTTTCTGGAATTGTAAAATCTAAATCTGTTTTTCCATCCCTGCCAATAGTTTGCACAATCATATCAATATTAATATTTGCATTTGCAAGCTCTCCAAAAATATCAGCTGCAATTCCAGGTCTATCAATCACATCTACCATACTCACTCTTGCTTGATTCTTATCTAATGCTATTCCACTTACAACTGCTTGTTCCATAATATTCTCCTCATGTAAAATCATTGTCCCCTCTTCAGTATTAAACGAACTTCTAGTTACTAAGGGGATATTCCATTTCTTTGCAAACTCAATAGAGCGATTTAATAAGACTTTTGCACCCATTGAAGCAAGCTCCAACATCTCATCATAACTTATCTTTTGTATCTTTTTAGCATTCTTCTCAATCCTAGGATCTGTTGTATAAACCCCATTTACATCAGTATATATTTCACACAAGTCTGCTTGAAGTGCTCCTGCTAAAGCAACAGCAGATAAATCGCTTCCTCCACGACCTAATGTTGTAACCTCACCCTCTGTGCTAACCCCCTGAAATCCTGCGACAATGACAATATAATTTTGCTCTAACAATGATTTAATATAACCTGTATTTATCTCCTTAATGCGAGCCTTAGTATGCACAGAATCTGTAGTAATTCCTGCCATTCTCCCACTCAAAGAGATTGCTTTAAATCCCATTGCATCCAGAGCAATTGCAAGTAATGCACTCGTAACCCTTTCACCTGAACTCAAAACCATATCAACTTCTCTAGCATTGGGAAGAGTGCTAAAAAACTTTGTATAGCTCAAGAGCTCATCTGTTTTTCCACTCATCGCAGAAACCACTACCACTAAAGAATGATTATTCTTCTTAGCTTCTGCAACTCTATTTGCTACATTCTGGATTCTTTCACAATCCCCCATACTTGTCCCACCATATTTTTGAACAATCAACATTACAAATAACCCTCTTTTTTAAAGTGTTCTAAAACTTCTTTGTAAACACTTCTTTTAAAATGATTTACAATATCAAAAATCTCCTCATAACTCACAAATTTAAAGGAACTAAATTCGGGGTGCTTAGTTTGCAAATTTATGACACTCCCTCTCCTAAGTCGCACCAAAAAATACTTCTGTATCTGACCATCAAAAGGATACATTTTTTTAGAAATTGTCTTTGGAAAATCATATGTAATCCACTTTGGACACTCTGCTAATATCTCAATCTCATCAGTCCCAATTTCTTCCTTCAATTCTCTAAATAAAGCATCCTTTGGACTTTCACCCTCATCAATTCCACCTTGAGGAAATTGCCAAATACCCTTCATATCACTCCTTTGTGCAATAAAGAATTCACACACTTTTGGATATTTAGAGGAAACAACAACTGCTGCTACATTTGGACGATACCTTTTTTGCTTCATCTCACATAAGTCCTTGAGATATGAATTTATCTTTCAAAAAAGAATATGTGTGTAATTATATTGTAAGTAAGTTAAAACTTCGATAAGTATGAAAACTTTTACCTAGATACTAAAAGCTAGTATCTAGTAAAGAAGAATAAACTCTGATTACTTCTTTAAGTTTGTAGTAATATATTTTGCAATTTCGCTGATATCGCTATCTGAAAGGGCTCCAGCCTGACCCCACATTGTCCCACCAAGACCATATTTATTAAGTGTTTTTGCTTTATACCCCTTAAGAGTTTCCTCAATTTCACTTGCACTCATATTACTAACAATATGACTTTTTCCCAAAGCAGCCTTTTCCATATTTGTTCCATGGCAACTTGCACATTTTGATTTAATTATAGCTGCAGGATCTGCAGAAACAACCATTGCGCTAAAAAAACATAAAGATAAAATCCTCTTCATTATTACTCCTTGATATAATTTTGATATTTAGAGTCTAATATATTACAATTATGTAACAAATTCTACAATAGGTAGTAATAAATTTTATGATTTTATACATTCATATTCCTTTTTGCTTGAATCGCTGTGGATATTGTACTTTTGTCTCTTACGAAAATGCACAGTCTCTACAAGAAAATTTTGTCCAAGCACTCATTAAAGATTTATCTCTATCAAAAGTTTCTACACCAATCACATCTATTTTTTTTGGAGGAGGAACACCAAACCTACTATCTGAAAAATTTTATGAAAAAATCTTTATAGCTATTAATAAGAACTTTTCTCTTGCTCAAAATTGTGAAATTACTCTAGAAGCAAATCCTAATCTTATTACCTCCCACTGGTGCAACACGCTCAAAAACCTCGGAGCAACTAGACTGAGTATAGGGGTGCAAAGCTTTTTTGATGATAAATTGCATTTTTTGCAAAGAGATCACTTCTATAAAGATATAAATCAAGCAATCTCAACTGCCTATGATAGTGGTATTAAAAATCTTAGTATCGATCTTATTTATGATACCCCCCAAGATACCCCTTTGAGAATCTATGAAGAAATTAAAAAAGCATCCATGCTACCAATTAACCACATTTCCGCCTATAGTCTTAGTATTGAAAAAAATTCCAGCTTACAAAAACAAGGTTTTAGACAAACAAGTTTCTCCTTACACCAAGAGATAATCTCTGCTCTAAAAGAGTTTAACTTCTTGCAATATGAAGTCTCAAATTATTCAAGAGGTTATAAAGTTTTACACAATCTTTCTTATTGGAGATATGAAGATTACATAGGATGCGGTTGTGGGAGTGTAGGAAAAATTGACAATACTAGATTTTATACACATACAAACCTAGAAAATTACATCAAAAATCCAGATTTTAGAAAGAAAGAATTATTGAGTGAAGAAGATATCAGAACAGAAAAAATATTTCTAGGACTAAGATGTGAAATAGGAGTGGATGTCTCTCTCTTAAATCCTAAAAAGCTCCAAATATTATTAGAGGAAAAGAAGGTAGTTTGCAAAAATGGCAGGGTTTTTGCACTAGATTATTTTATTGCTGATGAATTAGCATTATGGCTTTTATAAATCATAATTTTATAGAGTAAAAGGAATATACCCAAATCAATCATTACATCTGCTAAATTAAACACAGCAAACTCAAAATAATAATGCCAATAAATATAATCTACAACCCCTCCATAGACAAACCGATCTAATAAATTCGAACATCCTCCTGCAAAAATCAATCCAAAAGCAAGAGTATTTTGCAAAAAAAAGCCTTTCTGTCTCCAAAGTAAAAAAGTTGCAATACAAATTGCTAGCACCTGTAAATATTTTAAGTAGATTCCCAAAAAACTCAAAAAAGAAAAAGCAATACCCTTATTAAAAACAAGCACTAGGGATATAATCTTATTCTCCCACAACACCATTCCATCAATACCACCAGCATAATAAAAAAATAAATATTTCACTACCTGATCAAGTATAAAAACACTTAAAAAGGTGCTTAAAAAGACCTTCACCCTAATGCCTTTTTTAAAAATAGCTCAAAACTACCTATTAGAGAATCTAAGAGTTCTTGATTTTTTCCCTCAAGTAAAACCCTAAGTTTATTTTCTGTCCCAGAGTATCGAATTAAATGCCTTATATTTTTTGACTCAAAATCTCTCAACCATGCATCATAATTAGCAATTGTATGAAGGGGTTTTTTCTCACTAATAGAAACATTAACTAATCTTTGAGGATAAAGTTCAAATGGATTTAATACAACACTGCTTTCCTCCTGCCTCATTTTCAAAAGACTCATTACTTGCAATGCACTTACTAGGCCATCTCCTGTTTTTGCATAATCTCCAAATATAATATGCCCACTTTGTTCACCCCCAAAATTTAATTTTTCCTGCCTCATAAGATCAATCACATATTTATCTCCCACATCACAGCGCATCAACTCAATATCCTTGCTTTTTAAAAACTCTTCTAATGCCAAGTTACTCATTACAGTTGCAACAATTTTATTATTTTTCAATTTTTTAATTTCTTTTTGATGATTTGCTAGGGCTCCTATTAGCTTATCTCCCTGGACTATCTTTCCATTATTATCCACAACAACCAATCTATCTGCATCCCCATCAAAGCCAAAACCTATATCCGCACGATATTTTTTTACAGCCTCACTTAGACATTGTGGAGAAATTGCCCCACAATTATCATTAATATTTGATCCATTAGGGGTATTATTAATCACAATAACATCTGCACCAAGTTCTGAAAAAATTGTAGGTGCGACCTTATATGAGGCACCATTTGCAGTATCTAGAACTACTCTAAAGCCCTTCATTGTCAGATCTTTTGGAAAAGAATTCTTGATTTGAACAATATACCTACCAATCACATCATCAATGCGCTTTGAGCTTCCAATGTCTGAATGGGTCTTAAAACTACTTGATAGTAAATCTTTATTTGCAAAAATTTTTTCAATCTCCTCTTCTGCATTTTCATCTAATTTAAAACCAAAACGATCAAAAAATTTAATACCATTATCCTCAAAGGGATTATGGCTAGCAGAAATCATAATTCCACCATCACAACGCATATCTTCTGTCAAGAATGCAATTGCAGGTGTTGGCATTGGACCTACCTGAATTACATCATAACCTATTGAGGTAAGTGCTGAAACCAAAGCATTTTCTATCATATATCCACTACGCCTTGTATCCTTACCCACCAGAATCTTATTTGTAGTCCCCTGTTTCTTAAAATAAAGTCCTGCACTAATTCCAAGTTTTAAAACCAAAAAAGGTGTAATATCTGTTCCTGCTCTTCCTCTTACCCCATCTGTTCCAAAAATCTTTGTCATCTCTACATTCCCCTATTAGTTAGTTTGATTTCATTCTTTTTTAAAACAAGTCAATATTTTAACTTTAAACTCATTTTAAATAAAATTTTGGCATAATTCTGCCTTAAAATTGATTATAAAAGGATTAAGAATTATGGCAAATCATAAATCTGCTGAAAAAAGAATTCGTCAAACAATCAAAAGAACTGAGAGAAATCGCTACTATAGAACAAGAATTAAGAACATCATCAAGGCAGTGAGAGAGAGTATTGTTGCCAAAGATCCTCAAGAATCTGATATCCAAAAGGCTCAAGAAGCTTTAAAAATTGCCAACAAAGAGTTACATAAGTTTGTAAGCAAGGGTGTTATTAAGAAAAATACCGCTTCTAGAAAAGTTAGTCGCCTTAATGCTGCTGTAAAAGAAATGGTTAAAGGCAGTACTTCTACATCTGCTTAATAATTGATGCTTGTTAAAAAACTTCTCCCAATTATAAAAAGATATGATGAGATATCTGCTCTCTTAGCAGATTCTCAAATTATTTCTGATATCAAGAAACTAACCACTCTAAGTAAAGAACAAAGCGAAATTGAAGATATTACCCAAAAGGCTAGGGAGTATATAAAAACTTTAGATCAGATTCAAGAAAGTAAGGCATTACTAGAAGACAAAGATCTTGGGGAATTGGCTAAGGAAGATCTTAAAGTTTTAGAGGAACAAAAAATAAAGCTTGAAGAAGACATCAAGTTTTTACTTATTCCTAAAGATCCTAATGATAATAAAAATATCTTTCTAGAATTGCGTGCTGGAACTGGGGGAGATGAGGCTGGGATTTTTGTTGGAGATCTCTTTAAGGCTTATTGTCGCTATGCAGATTCTCAAAAGTGGAAAGTTGAGATTATAAGTTCTAGTGAA
This region of Helicobacter sp. 'house sparrow 1' genomic DNA includes:
- a CDS encoding HobA family DNA replication regulator, which codes for MSVGISEWMLKTIREENNKIALNSDWLEIERFQWVSLVSRTITYILNGGTLLLCTDERFEWFGSYISSRINRLKANRPLVPVFLLKDIIPNVYEHNNALVYDMLSLSYRDYAFWYIGKTSSAAAKLALSRNNGFLWIFDESIQNALHLNSSDKMVDYKLIQLYKVFEEALFGVMLGDIVLE
- a CDS encoding aspartate kinase, which translates into the protein MLIVQKYGGTSMGDCERIQNVANRVAEAKKNNHSLVVVVSAMSGKTDELLSYTKFFSTLPNAREVDMVLSSGERVTSALLAIALDAMGFKAISLSGRMAGITTDSVHTKARIKEINTGYIKSLLEQNYIVIVAGFQGVSTEGEVTTLGRGGSDLSAVALAGALQADLCEIYTDVNGVYTTDPRIEKNAKKIQKISYDEMLELASMGAKVLLNRSIEFAKKWNIPLVTRSSFNTEEGTMILHEENIMEQAVVSGIALDKNQARVSMVDVIDRPGIAADIFGELANANINIDMIVQTIGRDGKTDLDFTIPETEVEEAKRALKRFEKDVGIIEFDCSIAKVSIVGVGMKSHSGVASVAFKTLASENINIMMISTSEIKISVLIDIKYAELAVRSLHSAYELDK
- a CDS encoding RNA pyrophosphohydrolase; the encoded protein is MKQKRYRPNVAAVVVSSKYPKVCEFFIAQRSDMKGIWQFPQGGIDEGESPKDALFRELKEEIGTDEIEILAECPKWITYDFPKTISKKMYPFDGQIQKYFLVRLRRGSVINLQTKHPEFSSFKFVSYEEIFDIVNHFKRSVYKEVLEHFKKEGYL
- a CDS encoding c-type cytochrome → MKRILSLCFFSAMVVSADPAAIIKSKCASCHGTNMEKAALGKSHIVSNMSASEIEETLKGYKAKTLNKYGLGGTMWGQAGALSDSDISEIAKYITTNLKK
- the hemW gene encoding radical SAM family heme chaperone HemW, which translates into the protein MILYIHIPFCLNRCGYCTFVSYENAQSLQENFVQALIKDLSLSKVSTPITSIFFGGGTPNLLSEKFYEKIFIAINKNFSLAQNCEITLEANPNLITSHWCNTLKNLGATRLSIGVQSFFDDKLHFLQRDHFYKDINQAISTAYDSGIKNLSIDLIYDTPQDTPLRIYEEIKKASMLPINHISAYSLSIEKNSSLQKQGFRQTSFSLHQEIISALKEFNFLQYEVSNYSRGYKVLHNLSYWRYEDYIGCGCGSVGKIDNTRFYTHTNLENYIKNPDFRKKELLSEEDIRTEKIFLGLRCEIGVDVSLLNPKKLQILLEEKKVVCKNGRVFALDYFIADELALWLL
- the lspA gene encoding signal peptidase II, whose amino-acid sequence is MKVFLSTFLSVFILDQVVKYLFFYYAGGIDGMVLWENKIISLVLVFNKGIAFSFLSFLGIYLKYLQVLAICIATFLLWRQKGFFLQNTLAFGLIFAGGCSNLLDRFVYGGVVDYIYWHYYFEFAVFNLADVMIDLGIFLLLYKIMIYKSHNANSSAIK
- the glmM gene encoding phosphoglucosamine mutase, translating into MTKIFGTDGVRGRAGTDITPFLVLKLGISAGLYFKKQGTTNKILVGKDTRRSGYMIENALVSALTSIGYDVIQVGPMPTPAIAFLTEDMRCDGGIMISASHNPFEDNGIKFFDRFGFKLDENAEEEIEKIFANKDLLSSSFKTHSDIGSSKRIDDVIGRYIVQIKNSFPKDLTMKGFRVVLDTANGASYKVAPTIFSELGADVIVINNTPNGSNINDNCGAISPQCLSEAVKKYRADIGFGFDGDADRLVVVDNNGKIVQGDKLIGALANHQKEIKKLKNNKIVATVMSNLALEEFLKSKDIELMRCDVGDKYVIDLMRQEKLNFGGEQSGHIIFGDYAKTGDGLVSALQVMSLLKMRQEESSVVLNPFELYPQRLVNVSISEKKPLHTIANYDAWLRDFESKNIRHLIRYSGTENKLRVLLEGKNQELLDSLIGSFELFLKKALG
- the rpsT gene encoding 30S ribosomal protein S20, with amino-acid sequence MANHKSAEKRIRQTIKRTERNRYYRTRIKNIIKAVRESIVAKDPQESDIQKAQEALKIANKELHKFVSKGVIKKNTASRKVSRLNAAVKEMVKGSTSTSA